One genomic window of Triplophysa rosa linkage group LG11, Trosa_1v2, whole genome shotgun sequence includes the following:
- the ptger1b gene encoding prostaglandin E receptor 1b (subtype EP1), translated as MLAIQQCNSSALDAGEPLANQTQNLSGVEPVRCKENLTTHTTSPTVAALSMTLGIVSNIIALIILAKAYAHLRKRSKATFLLFASSLVATDLAGHVIPGVLVMRLYMGDTGPCNSQTDSTCTFLGGSMVFFGLCPLFLGCVMAAERCMGVTRPLLHARVVCTAYTKMLLVMIWLLALFVAILPSFNLGRYTYQYPRTWCFIKVFNKDPAITDGKDTTITDVIFVLLFSGLGLASLAVAFICNTISGVTLVIARVRRRTGHQRSTHSHDIEMVAQLVGIMVTSCICWSPLLVFGLMSVIRSYSGSMRDECDLQTYKSLMVLGVRLAAFNQILDPWVYILLRRAVLRKIYRLTTGRNDLRGSTFRRWEISSLQNSVKKAINLN; from the exons ATGTTAGCTATCCAGCAATGCAACTCTTCAGCTCTGGATGCGGGAGAGCCCCTCGCCAATCAGACGCAGAACTTATCTGGGGTGGAACCAGTGCGATGCAAGGAAAACCTGACCACCCACACAACCAGCCCGACGGTAGCTGCCCTGTCCATGACACTGGGCATCGTGTCCAACATCATAGCTCTCATCATCCTGGCCAAAGCTTACGCTCACCTGCGCAAACGTTCCAAAGCCACCTTTCTTCTTTTTGCCAGTTCCCTAGTGGCCACGGACCTCGCCGGTCACGTTATCCCTGGCGTCCTGGTTATGCGCCTCTACATGGGTGACACTGGGCCGTGTAATTCCCAAACCGATTCCACCTGCACTTTTTTAGGTGGCAGTATGGTGTTCTTCGGCCTGTGCCCGCTCTTTCTCGGGTGTGTGATGGCAGCTGAGCGCTGCATGGGCGTGACACGGCCTCTTTTGCACGCCCGAGTTGTATGCACTGCGTACACCAAGATGCTATTGGTGATGATATGGTTATTGGCATTGTTTGTAGCAATTCTGCCCTCATTTAACTTGGGCAGATATACCTACCAGTACCCAAGGACATGGTGCTTTATTAAGGTGTTTAATAAGGACCCAGCGATCACAGATGGCAAAGACACGACCATCACAGATGTGATTTTTGTGCTGCTCTTTTCTGGACTAGGACTGGCGTCACTGGCCGTGGCATTTATATGCAACACAATCAGCGGCGTGACGCTGGTCATCGCCCGGGTCCGCAGGAGGACAGGCCACCAGAGATCAACTCACTCACATGATATTGAGATGGTGGCACAGCTGGTGGGCATTATGGTCACTTCTTGTATCTGCTGGAGCCCTCTGCTG GTCTTTGGACTAATGTCAGTCATCCGCTCATACAGTGGTTCTATGAGGGACGAGTGTGATTTACAGACCTACAAAAGTTTAATGGTACTGGGAGTGCGTCTCGCTGCCTTTAACCAGATCCTGGACCCTTGGGTCTACATTCTCCTACGCCGGGCCGTCCTCAGGAAGATCTACCGCTTAACCACCGGCCGCAATGACCTCAGGGGAAGCACATTCCGGCGCTGGGAGATTAGCTCCTTGCAGAACTCAGTGAAAAAGGCCATTAATCTGAATTGA